TCATTCCTCTTGCAGTTAGAGCTGGGCTTCCTACTCTTATTCCTGAAGTAACAAATGGAGATCTTGTCTCACCTGGTACTGTATTTTTATTTACTGTAATTCCTGCATTACCTAATGCTGCATCTGCATCTTTACCTGAGAACTCTTTATTTAAGAATGATACTAATACTAGGTGATTATCTGTTCCATCTGAAACTATATCATATCCTCTTCTCATTAGTACTTCTGCAAGTACTTTTGCATTTGCTTTTACTTGTTTTGCGTACTCTTTCCAAGATGGGTCTAGTATTTCTTTAAATGCTACTGCTTTTGCTGCCATTACATGAACTAATGGTCCACCTTGTAGTCCTGGGAAGATTGCTGAGTTTATTTTCTTAGCTATATCTTCATCATTTGTCATTATCATACCACCTCTTGGTCCTCTTAATGTTTTATGAGTAGTTGTTGTTACTACATCTGCATAAGGGAAAGGAGACATATGTTCACCAGCTGCAACTAGTCCAG
This portion of the Arcobacter sp. LA11 genome encodes:
- a CDS encoding serine hydroxymethyltransferase produces the protein GHLTHGSKPSFSGKNYSAFYYGVELDGRINYDRVLDIAKIVQPKIIVCGASAYAREIDFKRFKEIADEVGAILFADIAHIAGLVAAGEHMSPFPYADVVTTTTHKTLRGPRGGMIMTNDEDIAKKINSAIFPGLQGGPLVHVMAAKAVAFKEILDPSWKEYAKQVKANAKVLAEVLMRRGYDIVSDGTDNHLVLVSFLNKEFSGKDADAALGNAGITVNKNTVPGETRSPFVTSGIRVGSPALTARGMKEKEFEIIANKMCDVLDDIENTQLQSSIKEELKALARNFVIYNHSTY